A region of Chitinophaga horti DNA encodes the following proteins:
- the uvrA gene encoding excinuclease ABC subunit UvrA — protein MRTKVKTQEQLIDEEIVSPQDHILIKGARTHNLKNVTVSIPRNKLVVVTGVSGSGKSSLTMDTLFAEGQRRYAESLSAYARQFLMRMNKPDVDYIKGICPAIAIEQKVITRTPRSTVGSMTEIYDYLRLLFARAGKTYSPVSGNLVKKHEVADVVDFISKLKEGSKVHIIVPFPHHAKREVSEELNILMQKGFSRLYLPAKEGGSLQRIEELLEDKKPKVPKDAYVLIDRIVVRKFDDDEKHRIADSVQTAFYESEGECHLEVDGQLQPRFSNRFELDGLQFEEPVPNLFSFNNPYGACPTCEGFGQVLGLDKDLVIPDKRLSVFENAIAPWRGEKMGEYKEALIKVARKFNFPVHKPIAELSDEQYELLWTGNEHFYGLNEFFKMVEQNLYKVQYRVLQARYRGRTVCPTCNGARLRKEALYVKVGGTDIARLVEMPVEKLKVWFDSIELNEYEQQVSKRIMLEINHRLKTLLDVGLSYLTLNRVANTLSGGESQRIQLTRTLGSNLTNSLYILDEPSIGLHARDTHRLIGVLKELRDLGNTVVVVEHDEQLMAEADYIIDMGPLASHLGGEVIFAGTHDEILKDAKSLTGKYMSGALQIEPPLQVRKWKKFIEVEGARQHNLKNIDVKFPLGVMCVVSGVSGSGKTTLVKQVLYPALMKMKGEFTDRVGQHRAIKGNVEDITQVEMVDQNPIGKSSRSNPVTYIKAYDEIRDLYSKQPVSKMRGFQPKHFSFNVDGGRCDTCKGEGEVIVEMQFLADVHLQCESCGGRRFKEEVLEVTYKGKNIYDVLEMGVDDAIEFFKEEKDVVNKIRPLSDVGLGYVKLGQSSDTLSGGEAQRVKLASFLGKGRAQGHILFVFDEPTTGLHFHDIRKLLASFNALIDQGHSILVIEHNLDVIKSADWVIDLGPEGGEGGGTLLYAGVPDGLKKVKESYTGKFL, from the coding sequence ATGCGTACAAAAGTTAAGACCCAGGAGCAATTAATTGATGAGGAGATAGTTAGTCCGCAGGACCATATTTTGATCAAGGGTGCGCGCACGCACAATTTGAAAAATGTGACTGTTTCGATACCCCGGAATAAGCTGGTGGTGGTGACGGGCGTGTCCGGTTCGGGCAAATCCTCGCTGACGATGGATACGCTGTTCGCCGAAGGCCAGCGCCGCTACGCGGAAAGCCTCAGCGCTTATGCACGCCAGTTCCTCATGCGAATGAACAAACCGGATGTGGATTACATCAAAGGGATTTGTCCGGCCATCGCGATCGAGCAAAAGGTGATCACGCGTACACCGCGCTCGACGGTAGGTTCCATGACGGAAATTTACGATTATCTCCGCCTGCTGTTTGCAAGAGCAGGTAAAACATACAGCCCGGTTTCGGGCAATCTCGTGAAAAAACATGAGGTGGCAGACGTGGTGGACTTCATCAGCAAACTCAAGGAAGGCAGCAAGGTGCATATCATCGTTCCGTTCCCGCATCACGCGAAACGTGAGGTGTCTGAAGAACTGAATATCCTGATGCAGAAAGGCTTTTCGAGGCTTTACCTGCCCGCAAAGGAAGGCGGCTCGCTGCAACGTATCGAAGAATTGCTGGAGGATAAAAAGCCAAAGGTGCCGAAGGATGCGTACGTGCTGATCGACCGTATCGTGGTGCGTAAGTTCGACGACGATGAAAAACATCGTATTGCGGATAGCGTGCAGACGGCTTTTTATGAGAGCGAAGGGGAATGTCACCTCGAGGTGGATGGGCAGCTGCAACCTCGTTTTTCGAATCGTTTCGAACTGGACGGATTACAATTTGAGGAGCCGGTACCGAACCTGTTTTCTTTCAACAATCCGTACGGTGCCTGTCCTACCTGTGAAGGGTTTGGACAGGTATTGGGGCTTGATAAAGACCTGGTGATCCCCGACAAACGCCTGAGTGTTTTCGAAAACGCGATCGCGCCATGGCGTGGGGAGAAGATGGGAGAGTACAAAGAGGCGCTCATCAAAGTGGCGCGTAAGTTCAACTTCCCGGTCCACAAACCGATTGCGGAGCTGAGCGATGAACAGTATGAGCTGTTGTGGACGGGCAACGAACATTTTTACGGCCTCAACGAGTTCTTTAAAATGGTAGAGCAAAACCTGTACAAGGTGCAATACCGTGTGTTACAGGCCCGCTACCGCGGTCGTACCGTTTGTCCGACCTGCAATGGGGCACGCCTTCGTAAAGAAGCGTTATATGTAAAAGTGGGCGGTACCGATATCGCCAGGCTGGTAGAAATGCCGGTGGAAAAATTAAAAGTATGGTTCGATAGCATTGAACTGAATGAATACGAGCAGCAGGTATCCAAACGTATTATGCTGGAAATTAATCACCGGCTGAAAACGTTGCTGGATGTGGGTTTGAGTTATCTTACCCTGAACCGTGTGGCGAATACCCTGAGCGGTGGCGAAAGTCAGCGTATACAGTTAACGCGTACACTGGGCAGTAACCTTACCAACTCGCTGTACATCCTGGATGAGCCGAGCATTGGTCTGCATGCACGCGATACCCATCGCCTCATCGGCGTGTTGAAAGAACTGCGCGACCTCGGTAACACGGTGGTGGTGGTAGAACACGACGAGCAGCTGATGGCCGAAGCCGATTACATTATCGACATGGGGCCGCTGGCGAGTCATTTGGGTGGTGAGGTAATATTTGCCGGTACGCACGATGAGATACTGAAAGATGCGAAGAGTCTGACGGGTAAATATATGAGCGGTGCTTTACAAATAGAGCCGCCGTTACAGGTGCGTAAGTGGAAGAAGTTTATCGAGGTGGAAGGCGCGCGTCAACACAACCTGAAAAACATCGATGTGAAGTTTCCGTTAGGTGTAATGTGTGTGGTGAGTGGCGTGAGCGGATCGGGCAAAACCACGCTGGTAAAGCAGGTGTTGTACCCCGCGTTGATGAAAATGAAAGGCGAGTTTACCGACAGGGTAGGTCAGCACCGGGCGATCAAAGGCAATGTTGAAGATATTACGCAGGTGGAAATGGTAGACCAGAACCCGATCGGTAAATCATCCCGTTCGAACCCGGTAACCTATATTAAAGCCTACGACGAGATCCGCGACCTGTACTCCAAACAACCGGTGAGTAAGATGCGTGGGTTTCAGCCCAAACATTTTTCCTTTAACGTGGATGGTGGCCGTTGCGATACCTGTAAAGGGGAAGGCGAAGTGATCGTGGAAATGCAGTTCCTGGCAGATGTACACCTGCAATGTGAAAGCTGCGGTGGTCGTCGTTTTAAAGAGGAAGTGCTGGAAGTGACCTACAAAGGCAAAAACATCTATGATGTGCTGGAAATGGGCGTGGACGATGCGATCGAGTTTTTCAAAGAGGAGAAAGATGTAGTGAATAAGATACGCCCGTTAAGTGATGTAGGTTTGGGTTATGTGAAACTGGGACAATCGTCCGATACCTTGAGCGGTGGCGAGGCACAGCGCGTGAAGCTGGCGTCGTTCCTCGGTAAAGGCCGGGCGCAGGGGCACATCCTGTTCGTGTTCGACGAACCGACAACGGGTTTACACTTCCACGACATCCGTAAGTTGCTGGCATCGTTCAATGCGTTGATCGACCAGGGCCATTCCATCCTGGTAATCGAGCATAACCTGGACGTGATCAAGTCGGCTGACTGGGTGATAGACCTGGGGCCGGAAGGCGGCGAGGGCGGTGGAACGCTGTTGTACGCCGGGGTGCCCGACGGGTTGAAGAAGGTGAAAGAAAGTTATACAGGTAAGTTTTTGTAA
- a CDS encoding MlaE family ABC transporter permease produces the protein MEFKFFYHFGKYVLMLKGMFTKPENMRMYWKEFMQQCNDIGVGSTGIVFIISLFMGGVTTLQTAYQLVSPIIPKATIAQVVRDTIILEFAPTLTCVILAGVVGSKIASELGNMRVSEQIDAQEIMGINTKGYLLMPKILAALITIPCLVMIAGFLGIWGGKAAGVMAGIISNEEYTQGLRQEFKAYNVFFALSKSFTFAFIISSVPAYYGYNVQGGALEIGKAGTTAVVVSCVLILFADYALTAILL, from the coding sequence ATGGAGTTTAAGTTTTTCTACCATTTTGGTAAATACGTACTGATGTTGAAGGGCATGTTTACAAAGCCGGAAAACATGCGGATGTATTGGAAGGAGTTCATGCAACAGTGTAATGACATCGGTGTTGGTTCTACCGGCATCGTATTTATTATCTCCCTATTCATGGGGGGCGTAACTACGCTCCAAACGGCTTACCAGCTGGTAAGTCCCATCATCCCGAAAGCGACCATCGCCCAGGTGGTAAGGGATACCATCATTCTTGAATTTGCCCCAACGCTTACCTGCGTTATCCTGGCCGGTGTGGTAGGTTCCAAGATCGCCTCCGAGCTGGGGAATATGCGCGTGTCAGAGCAGATCGATGCACAGGAAATCATGGGCATCAATACAAAAGGATACCTGCTGATGCCTAAAATACTGGCGGCTTTGATCACCATTCCCTGCCTGGTAATGATCGCGGGCTTCCTGGGGATATGGGGTGGTAAAGCAGCAGGTGTGATGGCCGGGATCATTTCCAACGAAGAATATACACAAGGCCTTCGCCAGGAATTTAAAGCGTATAACGTGTTTTTTGCCCTCAGCAAATCATTTACGTTCGCCTTTATTATCTCCAGCGTACCAGCCTACTACGGCTATAACGTACAGGGCGGCGCCCTGGAAATCGGTAAGGCCGGCACTACCGCGGTAGTTGTCAGCTGTGTGCTCATCCTCTTTGCAGACTACGCCCTTACGGCCATACTACTTTAA
- a CDS encoding ABC transporter ATP-binding protein: MIELVNIKKGFGDKEILKDVTVTMEAGKMNLIIGSSGSGKTVMMKCMVGLIELDSGSILYSGKDFTAMDNNQRKEIRKEIGMLFQGSALFDSMTVEQNVMFPLDMFSNDRTRDKKKRVQEVLDRVNLKEAGKKYPAEISGGMKKRVGIARSIVLNPKYLFCDEPNSGLDPQTSLVIDKLIKELTVEYNITTVMNTHDMNTVMESGDHIVYMFEGKKQWEGNNEEIIFSKDKRLNDFIFASEFLQDAKEMRQLDAFKDKNWRSNLKDRPGAREEKA, from the coding sequence ATGATAGAACTGGTCAACATAAAAAAAGGCTTTGGCGATAAGGAAATCCTGAAGGATGTGACGGTAACCATGGAAGCCGGTAAAATGAACCTCATCATCGGGTCCAGCGGTAGCGGTAAAACGGTGATGATGAAGTGTATGGTAGGCCTTATCGAATTGGATAGCGGCAGCATCCTCTATAGCGGCAAAGACTTTACCGCCATGGACAATAACCAGCGTAAAGAGATCCGCAAAGAAATAGGCATGCTGTTCCAGGGTTCGGCCCTGTTCGACAGTATGACGGTAGAGCAGAACGTGATGTTCCCGCTCGATATGTTCAGCAATGACCGTACACGCGACAAAAAGAAGCGGGTGCAGGAAGTGCTGGACCGTGTAAACCTGAAGGAAGCCGGCAAGAAGTACCCCGCCGAAATCAGCGGTGGTATGAAAAAGAGGGTAGGTATTGCCCGCTCCATCGTGCTGAACCCTAAGTACCTCTTCTGCGACGAGCCCAACTCCGGCCTCGATCCGCAAACTTCCCTGGTGATCGATAAACTCATCAAAGAGCTGACGGTAGAGTATAATATTACCACCGTAATGAACACCCATGACATGAACACCGTAATGGAAAGCGGCGATCACATCGTGTACATGTTCGAGGGCAAAAAGCAGTGGGAAGGAAATAACGAAGAAATCATATTCAGCAAAGACAAGCGTTTGAACGACTTTATTTTCGCCTCCGAGTTCCTCCAGGATGCCAAGGAAATGAGGCAATTGGACGCTTTCAAGGACAAAAACTGGCGCAGCAACCTGAAAGACCGTCCGGGCGCCCGGGAGGAGAAAGCCTAA
- a CDS encoding DUF4293 domain-containing protein, which produces MIQRIQSLYLLLAAGAGAATWFYNLWKANVNAGTSTYVKYFNAQESYLVFIVYMVIVALALLCIFLYKNRKLQFRLTVLNVFLTAAAIILQYFKVQATANALEQKGQQIISSSYLPAAFLPVLMLILLILAARGIYKDEKLIKSLDRLR; this is translated from the coding sequence ATGATACAACGCATACAAAGCCTTTATCTTTTGCTGGCCGCCGGAGCGGGCGCCGCTACCTGGTTCTACAACCTTTGGAAAGCGAATGTAAATGCAGGCACATCGACTTATGTAAAGTACTTTAACGCACAGGAGAGCTATCTTGTTTTCATCGTGTACATGGTAATTGTAGCGCTCGCGCTGCTTTGCATTTTCCTTTACAAAAATCGTAAGCTGCAATTCCGCCTCACCGTGCTGAATGTTTTCTTAACCGCGGCAGCGATCATTTTACAATATTTCAAGGTACAGGCCACTGCTAATGCACTCGAACAAAAGGGCCAGCAGATCATTTCTTCGTCGTATCTCCCGGCAGCTTTCCTGCCGGTACTGATGCTCATCCTGCTGATACTGGCAGCACGAGGCATTTACAAAGATGAGAAATTGATCAAGTCCCTGGATAGGTTGAGGTAA
- a CDS encoding sigma-70 family RNA polymerase sigma factor, which yields MQVMYKLNDEQLITLFRKGHSSALEELVYRHKDKLYTSIVLLVKDAFLAEDIFQDTFIKVIDTIRAGRYTEKGKFLPWAMRIAHNLCVDHFRKIKRTPLIKTSDDKDIFNVLSFSESSAEEKMITRQSHDSVRKMLDMLPEEQREVIILRHYAELSFKEIADLTQVSINTALGRMRYGLINLRKMMTEKQICL from the coding sequence ATGCAAGTAATGTACAAACTCAACGACGAACAACTCATTACACTGTTCCGCAAAGGGCACTCCTCCGCCCTTGAAGAACTGGTTTACAGGCACAAAGACAAGCTTTATACCTCTATCGTATTGCTCGTAAAAGATGCATTCCTCGCGGAAGACATCTTCCAGGACACTTTCATTAAAGTTATTGATACCATTCGTGCCGGCCGCTATACCGAAAAAGGTAAGTTCCTTCCCTGGGCTATGCGTATTGCGCATAACCTCTGTGTAGACCACTTCCGGAAAATCAAACGGACACCGCTGATCAAAACCAGCGACGATAAAGATATTTTCAATGTACTCAGCTTCTCAGAGTCCAGTGCAGAAGAAAAGATGATCACCCGCCAGAGCCACGACAGCGTGCGCAAAATGCTGGACATGCTGCCTGAGGAACAGCGTGAAGTGATTATCCTGCGCCACTACGCCGAGTTGAGTTTTAAAGAAATTGCTGACCTCACACAGGTGAGCATCAATACTGCATTAGGCCGTATGCGTTACGGTCTGATCAACCTCCGGAAGATGATGACGGAGAAACAGATTTGTTTGTAA
- the sucD gene encoding succinate--CoA ligase subunit alpha, translated as MSVLVNKHSKVIVQGFTGTEGTFHATQMIEYGTQVVGGVTPGKGGSKHLDRPVFNTVADAVKETAADVSIIFVPPAFAADAIMEAADAGIALVVCITEGIPVQDMVRAKNYLQGKNTRLVGPNCPGVITAEEAKVGIMPGFIFKKGRIGIVSKSGTLTYEAADQVVKAGLGISTAIGIGGDPIIGTPTKDAVELLMNDPETDAIIMIGEIGGSMEAEAAHWIKENGTKPVVGFIAGQTAPPGRRMGHAGAIIGGADDTAAAKMKIMAECGVHVVASPADIGKKMAEVLSKAGVPA; from the coding sequence ATGAGTGTTTTAGTTAATAAGCATAGCAAAGTAATTGTGCAGGGATTTACGGGTACTGAAGGTACCTTCCATGCTACACAGATGATTGAATACGGTACGCAGGTGGTAGGCGGCGTAACGCCTGGTAAAGGTGGTTCCAAACACCTGGACCGCCCGGTATTTAACACCGTAGCCGACGCGGTTAAAGAAACTGCGGCGGATGTATCTATCATTTTTGTACCTCCTGCTTTTGCTGCGGATGCTATTATGGAAGCTGCTGATGCTGGTATTGCGCTGGTAGTTTGTATTACAGAAGGTATTCCTGTGCAGGATATGGTGAGAGCCAAAAACTACCTGCAGGGTAAAAATACCCGCCTCGTTGGGCCTAACTGTCCTGGCGTTATTACGGCGGAAGAAGCGAAAGTTGGCATCATGCCCGGCTTTATCTTCAAAAAAGGTCGCATCGGTATCGTATCTAAATCAGGTACCCTTACTTACGAAGCGGCTGACCAGGTAGTGAAAGCCGGCCTCGGTATTTCTACTGCCATTGGTATCGGTGGCGACCCGATCATTGGTACGCCTACCAAAGATGCAGTGGAACTGCTGATGAACGACCCTGAGACTGACGCGATCATCATGATCGGTGAGATCGGTGGTAGCATGGAAGCAGAAGCGGCACATTGGATCAAAGAAAACGGTACTAAACCTGTTGTAGGCTTCATCGCCGGCCAAACTGCGCCTCCGGGCCGCCGTATGGGCCACGCCGGTGCGATCATCGGTGGTGCGGACGATACTGCTGCTGCTAAAATGAAAATCATGGCCGAATGTGGCGTGCACGTAGTAGCAAGCCCTGCGGACATTGGCAAGAAAATGGCCGAAGTACTCAGCAAAGCTGGTGTTCCTGCTTAA
- a CDS encoding pseudouridine synthase, with product MKKNKPGISKSTGKGFSPFKENKSDARKTDSARPFAKFEKKPKEQFRDNDSDDASDKKPFRGDRKPFEKKASGDRKPFDKKPFGDRDKKPFDKSRKSFGDDDKPRRSFGDRDKKPFDKDRKPFGDRDKKPFDGERKSFGDREKKPFDGERKSFGDREKKPFDGERKSFGDREKKPFDGERKSFGDREKKPFDGERKSFGDREKKPFDKDRKSFGDKDKKSFSKDKDARKGRKGADDKPKSFFDGIDIWASDKPKRDDLREDLPDFSKTIDDNWTDDAPYGKEGEKAEKGRRPEGKETRGTISRRKKTEDDRKPGRKRIEVRDKNAPKESSDEMPLNKYLAHSGLCSRRKAVDYIKDGKVTVNGVQVLEPATKVTPRDLVKLNEKKLTISKNLVYVLLNKPKGYITTTDDPEGRQTVMELVADATDERVFPVGRLDRNTSGLLLLTNDGDLAQKLAHPKHNIKKIYHVGLDKPLTKADFEKILQGVELEDGVANVDALGYVDNKDKSQIGIEIHSGKNRIVRRIFEHLEYKVEKLDRVMYAGLTKKNINRGKWRFLTEKEVILLKHFK from the coding sequence ATGAAGAAAAACAAACCAGGCATTTCCAAAAGCACCGGTAAGGGCTTTTCACCATTCAAGGAAAACAAGTCAGATGCCCGCAAAACGGATAGCGCACGTCCTTTCGCAAAGTTCGAGAAGAAGCCGAAAGAACAGTTCCGCGACAACGACAGCGATGATGCATCCGACAAAAAGCCTTTCAGAGGAGACCGTAAGCCGTTTGAAAAGAAAGCTTCCGGCGACCGCAAACCTTTCGACAAGAAGCCATTCGGCGACCGCGACAAGAAACCTTTTGACAAATCCCGCAAGTCATTTGGCGACGACGACAAACCCCGCAGATCTTTCGGGGACCGCGACAAAAAACCATTCGACAAAGACAGAAAGCCATTCGGCGACCGTGACAAAAAGCCTTTCGACGGCGAACGTAAATCATTCGGCGATCGCGAGAAAAAGCCTTTCGACGGTGAACGTAAATCGTTCGGCGACCGCGAGAAAAAGCCTTTCGACGGCGAACGTAAATCATTCGGCGATCGCGAGAAAAAGCCTTTCGACGGTGAACGTAAATCATTCGGCGATCGCGAGAAAAAGCCTTTCGACGGTGAACGTAAATCGTTCGGCGACCGCGAAAAGAAGCCATTCGATAAAGACCGTAAATCATTCGGCGACAAAGACAAAAAATCTTTCTCTAAAGATAAAGATGCACGCAAAGGCCGCAAAGGCGCTGATGATAAACCTAAATCCTTCTTCGATGGAATAGACATCTGGGCCAGCGACAAACCTAAACGTGACGATCTGCGCGAAGATCTTCCAGACTTCAGCAAAACGATAGACGATAACTGGACGGATGACGCGCCTTATGGCAAAGAAGGCGAAAAGGCAGAGAAAGGCCGTCGCCCTGAGGGCAAAGAAACGCGTGGTACTATTTCCCGCAGGAAGAAAACGGAAGACGATCGCAAACCTGGGCGCAAACGCATCGAAGTAAGAGATAAAAATGCGCCTAAAGAGAGCAGCGACGAAATGCCGCTGAACAAGTACCTGGCACACTCCGGCCTCTGCTCCCGCAGAAAGGCGGTTGATTATATTAAAGATGGTAAAGTAACCGTTAACGGTGTACAGGTGCTGGAACCAGCCACCAAAGTGACGCCGCGCGATCTCGTGAAACTGAACGAGAAGAAGCTAACCATCTCCAAGAACCTCGTGTACGTGCTGCTGAACAAACCGAAAGGTTACATCACCACCACGGATGATCCGGAAGGCCGCCAGACCGTCATGGAACTGGTTGCCGACGCTACCGATGAAAGAGTGTTCCCTGTTGGCCGCCTGGACCGCAACACCTCCGGCTTGCTGCTGCTCACCAACGATGGCGACCTCGCCCAGAAATTGGCGCATCCTAAACACAACATCAAAAAGATCTACCATGTAGGGCTGGATAAACCGCTCACCAAAGCGGACTTTGAAAAGATCCTGCAAGGTGTTGAACTGGAAGATGGTGTAGCCAACGTAGATGCATTGGGGTATGTCGATAACAAAGACAAATCACAGATCGGCATCGAGATCCACAGCGGTAAAAACCGCATCGTACGTCGCATTTTCGAACACCTGGAGTATAAGGTGGAGAAACTGGACCGTGTGATGTATGCCGGCCTTACCAAAAAGAATATCAATCGCGGCAAATGGCGCTTCCTCACAGAAAAAGAAGTGATCCTGCTGAAACATTTTAAATAA
- the rlmN gene encoding 23S rRNA (adenine(2503)-C(2))-methyltransferase RlmN produces MRKQNIRELSLQQLQEYFVQINEKPFRAKQVYEWLWLRHARDFESMTNISKQLRTALEEHFELPAIKIDLTQHSSDGTIKTRFKTQDGQLVEGVLIPTESRQTACVSSQVGCSLSCKFCATGYMKLRRNLNHDEIYDEVALLNQQALESSGKKLTNIVYMGMGEPLLNYKNVLKSIEKITSPDGLGMSPRRITVSTAGVAKMIKQLGDDQVRFNLALSLHAANDQKRSEIMPINDTNNLKNLVEALNYFYKATNNEITFEYILFHNFNDSLKDADELIKIYRQVPVDLVNIIEYNPIDNARFQKPSAETTQRFMEYLGKNRVNARLRRSRGKDIDAACGQLANKDNQSMAAEGELA; encoded by the coding sequence ATGAGGAAGCAAAATATACGTGAGCTGAGCCTGCAGCAATTACAGGAATACTTTGTACAGATCAACGAGAAGCCGTTCCGCGCCAAGCAGGTGTACGAGTGGTTGTGGCTGCGCCATGCCCGTGATTTTGAATCTATGACCAACATTTCCAAGCAGTTACGCACTGCCCTGGAAGAACATTTTGAGCTGCCTGCGATCAAGATCGACCTCACGCAGCACAGCAGCGACGGTACGATCAAAACGCGCTTCAAAACGCAGGATGGCCAGCTGGTAGAAGGGGTACTGATCCCTACCGAAAGCCGCCAGACGGCTTGCGTATCTTCCCAGGTGGGCTGTAGCCTCAGCTGCAAATTCTGCGCTACAGGCTACATGAAACTCCGCCGCAACCTCAACCACGACGAAATTTATGATGAAGTGGCACTGCTTAACCAGCAGGCGCTCGAATCTTCCGGTAAAAAGCTTACTAATATCGTATACATGGGTATGGGTGAGCCTTTGCTGAACTATAAAAACGTGTTGAAGTCCATCGAAAAAATCACGTCCCCGGATGGCCTGGGCATGTCGCCCCGCCGTATTACGGTATCCACCGCCGGCGTGGCCAAAATGATCAAACAACTGGGGGACGACCAGGTGCGTTTCAACCTGGCCCTGTCGCTGCACGCAGCCAATGACCAGAAACGTAGCGAGATCATGCCGATCAACGATACGAACAATCTCAAAAACCTGGTGGAAGCACTGAACTACTTCTACAAAGCCACCAATAACGAGATCACTTTCGAATACATTCTCTTCCACAATTTCAACGACTCGTTGAAAGATGCGGACGAGCTGATCAAAATATACCGCCAGGTGCCTGTGGACCTGGTAAACATCATCGAATACAACCCGATCGATAACGCACGTTTCCAAAAACCTTCGGCCGAAACGACGCAGCGCTTTATGGAATATCTCGGGAAAAATCGCGTGAATGCTCGTCTTCGCCGCAGCCGTGGTAAAGACATCGACGCAGCCTGCGGTCAGCTGGCCAACAAGGACAACCAGTCCATGGCCGCCGAAGGCGAACTGGCATAA
- a CDS encoding DUF2059 domain-containing protein: protein MKRIIITLICCAFAAGVSAQEAAKDTSKRPLIREVMELTNMTKMAGEMAGAMLDNFSNSGLGLSEDILQKLKTEIKKEIQTSNLADIFIPIYERHYEKNELQDLIRFYKTPTGRKMINTMPQVMNEAMQAGEQWGKELGLRVAKRLQEQGDL, encoded by the coding sequence ATGAAAAGAATCATCATTACCCTGATCTGTTGCGCGTTTGCAGCAGGTGTTTCGGCACAGGAAGCCGCAAAAGACACATCTAAAAGACCCCTGATCCGCGAGGTGATGGAGTTAACGAATATGACGAAAATGGCGGGTGAGATGGCCGGCGCTATGCTGGATAATTTCTCGAACAGCGGCCTGGGACTGTCGGAAGACATCCTACAGAAGCTGAAGACAGAGATCAAAAAGGAGATACAAACCTCCAACCTGGCAGATATTTTCATACCGATCTACGAACGGCATTATGAAAAGAACGAGCTGCAGGACCTGATCCGCTTCTACAAAACGCCTACCGGCCGTAAAATGATCAATACGATGCCGCAGGTAATGAACGAAGCCATGCAGGCAGGGGAACAGTGGGGGAAAGAATTGGGATTGCGGGTAGCAAAGCGCCTGCAGGAGCAGGGGGACCTGTAA
- a CDS encoding acetyl-CoA C-acyltransferase — translation MLRKTVYIADAVRSPIGRYGGALSSIRPDDLLALMLSSLANRNPGLDPAAIEDIIAGATNQAGEDNRDVARMAALLAGFPVSVAGNTVNRLCASGLQAIMDAARAVMCGEGDVYIAGGVESMTRAPFVMGKAEGAFSRQAEVFDSTIGWRFTNKRLAAMYHPYSMGETAENVARQWNIARADQDTFALRSQEKYKAALLAGKWEDEIIPVEITPNKQEQVIFSRDEHPRDTSLEKLAGLKPAFAKDGSVTAGNSAGINDGASAVLIVSEEALQRFQLRPLARISSMAVAGVDPAIMGIGPVPATQKALARAGIGVKDLDIIELNEAFAAQALACIHELQLDQQKINLNGGSIAIGHPLGCSGARIVTTLVHEMRRNAGAKLGLATMCVGVGQGAAIVLEKV, via the coding sequence ATGTTACGAAAAACTGTTTACATCGCCGATGCGGTGCGGTCGCCCATAGGCCGTTACGGCGGCGCCCTTAGCTCCATCCGTCCAGACGATCTGCTGGCCCTGATGCTTTCCTCGCTTGCCAACCGTAATCCCGGGCTGGACCCGGCAGCCATTGAAGACATTATTGCCGGTGCCACCAACCAGGCCGGTGAAGATAACCGCGACGTAGCCCGTATGGCCGCGCTGCTGGCTGGTTTCCCGGTTTCTGTGGCAGGCAATACCGTCAACCGGCTGTGTGCTTCCGGATTACAGGCAATTATGGATGCCGCCCGTGCCGTAATGTGTGGCGAAGGCGACGTATACATCGCCGGTGGGGTAGAAAGTATGACTCGTGCACCCTTCGTAATGGGTAAGGCCGAAGGAGCTTTCAGCCGCCAGGCCGAGGTATTCGATTCGACTATCGGCTGGCGTTTTACCAATAAACGGCTGGCCGCTATGTATCATCCTTATTCCATGGGTGAAACGGCGGAAAACGTGGCCCGGCAGTGGAACATTGCCCGTGCCGACCAGGATACCTTTGCCCTGCGCAGCCAGGAAAAATACAAAGCCGCGCTGCTGGCTGGTAAGTGGGAGGACGAAATCATTCCCGTGGAGATTACCCCTAACAAACAGGAGCAGGTGATCTTTTCGCGGGACGAGCATCCACGTGACACCTCGCTCGAGAAGCTGGCCGGCCTTAAACCAGCCTTTGCAAAAGATGGTTCTGTGACCGCAGGCAACTCCGCCGGCATCAACGATGGCGCGTCAGCTGTATTGATCGTATCGGAAGAAGCGCTCCAGCGTTTCCAGTTACGGCCGCTGGCACGCATCAGCTCGATGGCGGTGGCCGGTGTGGACCCTGCGATCATGGGGATTGGTCCCGTGCCGGCTACGCAGAAGGCGCTTGCCCGTGCGGGTATTGGCGTGAAAGACCTGGATATTATCGAGTTAAATGAAGCTTTTGCGGCACAGGCACTGGCTTGTATACATGAATTGCAGCTGGATCAGCAGAAGATCAACCTGAATGGCGGCTCTATCGCGATCGGGCATCCATTGGGATGCAGCGGGGCGAGGATCGTTACGACGTTAGTACATGAAATGAGACGGAATGCGGGTGCGAAGCTGGGGCTGGCCACGATGTGTGTGGGCGTTGGACAGGGGGCTGCGATTGTGCTGGAGAAAGTGTAG